The following are encoded in a window of Paenibacillaceae bacterium GAS479 genomic DNA:
- a CDS encoding stage V sporulation protein S: MEVLKVSAKSNPNSVAGALAGVLRERGAAELQAIGAGALNQAIKAVAIARGFVAPSGVDLICIPAFTDIVIDGENRTAIKLIVEPR, translated from the coding sequence ATGGAAGTTTTAAAAGTTTCCGCAAAGTCCAATCCAAATTCCGTAGCAGGGGCACTAGCCGGGGTTCTCAGGGAACGTGGGGCGGCCGAGCTGCAAGCTATCGGGGCAGGCGCATTGAATCAAGCCATCAAGGCCGTAGCCATTGCAAGAGGATTTGTGGCGCCTAGCGGCGTGGACCTTATTTGCATACCGGCGTTCACAGACATTGTCATTGACGGTGAGAACAGAACGGCCATCAAGCTCATCGTAGAACCGCGATAA
- a CDS encoding membrane dipeptidase — translation MTNASTRSGKIADFHCDVLSKLLYSPELNPLDSNANPSDNSLDVTLDRQVAGNYMLQAYAVYLTESKPKTIYPLLRSIDLFREKILSCPEYEMVRSKSDLERALSQGKIAALLTLEGADGLEGDWALLRIVYGLGVRILGLTWNYANWAADGVLEPRQGGLTAKGRELVRISKELGLLLDVSHLTDTAFWELVELTERPLIASHSNARAICPHHRNLTDDQIRALIALDGRIGLTYVPYFVTDRKEAYVEDLLPHIEHICTLGGENHLMLGSDFDGIELHVNGLRHAGEVGNLREMIVSAYGTSFAEKLLNENALRFLTKNLPE, via the coding sequence ATGACGAACGCATCCACCCGTTCAGGCAAAATAGCTGATTTTCATTGCGATGTGCTTAGCAAGCTGCTCTACTCTCCGGAGCTCAATCCGCTCGACTCAAACGCAAATCCTTCCGACAACAGTCTCGATGTTACGCTGGATCGCCAGGTGGCTGGAAACTATATGCTGCAGGCATATGCTGTCTACCTTACAGAGTCCAAGCCAAAGACAATATATCCGTTGCTCCGTAGCATCGACCTGTTCCGGGAAAAAATCCTAAGCTGTCCGGAATATGAGATGGTTCGAAGCAAAAGTGACTTGGAGCGTGCGTTGTCACAAGGAAAAATTGCAGCGCTGCTGACGTTGGAAGGTGCAGATGGTCTTGAGGGCGACTGGGCGCTGTTACGCATTGTATATGGGCTTGGCGTTCGTATTCTCGGGCTGACTTGGAATTACGCCAATTGGGCGGCAGACGGCGTGCTGGAGCCGAGACAGGGCGGGCTGACAGCCAAAGGCAGGGAGCTGGTTCGGATCAGCAAGGAGCTAGGGCTGCTGCTTGATGTTTCTCATCTGACGGATACGGCATTTTGGGAGCTGGTCGAGCTTACCGAGCGGCCGCTAATCGCTTCTCATTCCAATGCGAGGGCTATATGCCCGCATCATCGCAATCTAACGGACGATCAGATACGCGCCTTGATTGCGCTGGATGGCCGGATCGGCTTGACCTATGTGCCTTATTTTGTAACGGATCGCAAAGAGGCCTATGTGGAGGATCTGCTGCCCCATATTGAACATATCTGCACTCTCGGAGGGGAGAACCATCTGATGCTTGGATCGGACTTCGATGGCATTGAGCTTCATGTGAACGGTTTACGCCATGCGGGAGAAGTCGGGAATCTGAGGGAAATGATCGTGAGCGCTTACGGAACGAGCTTTGCAGAGAAGCTGCTGAACGAGAATGCGCTGAGATTTTTAACCAAAAACCTCCCTGAATAA
- a CDS encoding 2-oxoglutarate ferredoxin oxidoreductase subunit alpha, which produces MISQLSWKIGGQQGEGVESTDRIFSTALNRLGYYLYGYRHFSSRIKGGHTNNKIRISTQPIRAISDDLDILVAFDQESIDLNAPELRPGGVVVADAKFKPVLPEGSDARLFAVPITAIAEELGTSLMKNMVASGASWALLGLPIEVFNQAVEEEFGRKGPAIVEKNVEAVKRGAEFVLEQAGGPLEEFALEPADGKQKMFMIGNEAIGLGTVAAGCRLMSAYPITPASEIMEYLIKKLPKLGGTVVQTEDEIAAVTMAIGANYAGVRTMTASAGPGLSLMMEAIGLAGMTEQPLVIVDTQRGGPSTGLPTKQEQSDLNAMVYGTHGEIPKVVIAPASIEDCFYDTIEAFNIAEEYQVPVIIMTDLQLSLGKQSCEKLDYDRIEIRRGKLQRELPELEPNVLFKRYELTEDGVSPRSIPGDKGGLHHVTGVEHDETGRPSENALNRKQMMDKRLGKLNSLLIPEAIRVDVPNEKPEVLIIGMGSTGGTIDEARVRLEQDGMTTGHIQVRQIHPFPTESLKPYLNAAETVIVLENNATAQLASQIKLHCGYADKIRSLLKYDGNPFLPSEVYEASKEMSKVGHI; this is translated from the coding sequence GTGATTAGTCAGTTGTCTTGGAAAATCGGAGGCCAGCAGGGAGAAGGCGTAGAAAGTACAGACCGCATCTTCTCCACGGCCCTTAACCGTCTCGGATATTATCTTTACGGATATCGCCATTTTTCTTCGAGGATTAAAGGCGGCCATACTAATAATAAGATTCGTATCAGCACACAGCCGATCCGGGCTATCTCGGACGATCTGGATATTCTGGTTGCATTTGATCAGGAGAGTATTGACTTGAATGCGCCTGAGCTCCGTCCAGGAGGGGTAGTTGTTGCGGATGCCAAGTTCAAACCTGTTCTGCCTGAAGGAAGCGACGCTCGTTTGTTCGCGGTTCCGATTACGGCTATCGCCGAGGAACTGGGCACTTCTCTAATGAAAAATATGGTTGCCTCTGGCGCTTCCTGGGCATTGCTCGGTTTGCCGATCGAAGTGTTCAACCAGGCCGTAGAGGAGGAATTCGGTCGCAAAGGTCCGGCGATCGTTGAGAAAAACGTCGAGGCCGTCAAGCGCGGAGCTGAATTCGTGCTTGAGCAAGCAGGCGGACCACTGGAAGAGTTCGCGCTTGAGCCTGCTGATGGCAAACAGAAGATGTTCATGATCGGCAATGAAGCGATCGGCCTCGGTACGGTTGCTGCAGGCTGCCGACTGATGAGCGCTTATCCAATTACGCCAGCATCGGAGATCATGGAGTATCTGATCAAGAAGCTTCCGAAGCTCGGCGGCACCGTTGTACAAACTGAAGATGAGATCGCTGCCGTAACGATGGCAATCGGCGCCAACTATGCTGGCGTTCGTACGATGACCGCTTCGGCTGGCCCTGGTTTGTCCCTGATGATGGAAGCAATCGGACTTGCAGGAATGACCGAGCAGCCGCTCGTCATCGTTGATACGCAGCGTGGAGGCCCATCAACCGGTCTGCCGACCAAACAGGAGCAATCCGATCTTAATGCGATGGTCTACGGTACGCATGGCGAGATTCCAAAGGTTGTCATCGCTCCTGCCAGCATTGAGGATTGCTTCTATGACACGATCGAGGCATTCAACATTGCCGAGGAATATCAGGTGCCGGTCATCATTATGACGGACTTGCAGCTGTCACTCGGCAAGCAAAGCTGCGAGAAGCTGGACTATGACCGCATCGAGATTCGTCGTGGCAAGCTGCAGCGGGAGCTGCCTGAGCTTGAGCCGAATGTCCTTTTTAAGCGTTATGAGCTGACAGAGGACGGCGTATCTCCACGTTCGATTCCAGGCGACAAAGGCGGCCTCCATCATGTGACTGGCGTCGAGCATGACGAAACCGGCCGCCCGTCGGAGAATGCTTTGAACCGCAAACAGATGATGGACAAAAGGCTTGGCAAGCTCAATAGCCTGCTCATTCCGGAAGCGATTCGTGTTGATGTGCCGAATGAAAAGCCCGAAGTGCTGATCATCGGTATGGGCTCCACTGGAGGCACGATCGACGAGGCGCGTGTGCGTCTGGAGCAAGACGGTATGACGACAGGGCATATTCAGGTACGTCAGATCCATCCGTTCCCGACCGAGTCGCTGAAGCCTTATTTGAATGCTGCTGAGACGGTCATCGTACTCGAAAATAATGCGACGGCCCAGCTGGCCTCGCAAATCAAACTGCATTGCGGCTACGCGGATAAGATCCGCAGTCTGCTCAAATATGACGGCAACCCGTTCCTGCCGTCCGAAGTTTACGAAGCGTCGAAGGAGATGAGCAAAGTTGGCCACATTTAA
- a CDS encoding 2-oxoglutarate ferredoxin oxidoreductase subunit beta yields the protein MATFKEFRNNVKPNWCPGCGDFSIQAAIQRAAANVGLEPEQLAVISGIGCSGRISGYINAYGLHGIHGRALPIAQGVKLANRELTVIASGGDGDGFAIGMGHTVHAIRRNVNVTYIVMDNQIYGLTKGQTSPRSAEGFKTKSTPEGSIESVLSPLEIALSAGATFIAQSFSSDLKQLTALIEAGIKHEGFSLINVFSPCVTFNKVNTYDWFKENIVNLDGEAGEGYDPSNRLAAMTKVMETNGLVTGLIYQDTKRRSYENLISGFQEQGLANQDIKLSREEFEKLAADFV from the coding sequence TTGGCCACATTTAAAGAATTCCGCAATAACGTCAAACCGAACTGGTGCCCGGGCTGCGGAGATTTCTCCATCCAGGCTGCCATCCAACGCGCTGCGGCAAACGTCGGCTTGGAGCCGGAGCAGCTCGCAGTCATATCCGGCATCGGCTGCTCGGGCCGTATTTCGGGTTATATCAACGCATATGGATTGCATGGTATCCACGGCCGCGCTCTTCCGATTGCTCAAGGCGTCAAGCTGGCTAACCGCGAGCTGACTGTCATCGCGTCCGGCGGCGACGGAGACGGCTTCGCTATCGGCATGGGCCATACCGTGCATGCGATCCGCCGCAATGTCAATGTCACTTACATTGTCATGGACAACCAGATTTATGGCTTAACGAAGGGCCAGACATCGCCTCGCAGCGCCGAGGGCTTCAAGACGAAGTCGACACCGGAAGGTTCGATCGAGTCCGTGCTCTCACCGCTTGAGATCGCGCTGTCGGCTGGTGCAACATTCATCGCACAGTCGTTCTCCAGCGACCTGAAACAGCTGACTGCGCTGATTGAAGCCGGAATCAAGCATGAGGGCTTCTCGCTCATCAACGTGTTCAGCCCTTGCGTTACCTTCAACAAGGTCAATACCTATGACTGGTTCAAGGAAAATATCGTCAACCTGGATGGAGAAGCTGGAGAAGGCTATGATCCGTCTAACCGCCTCGCTGCCATGACGAAGGTCATGGAAACGAATGGCCTCGTGACCGGCCTGATTTATCAGGACACGAAGCGTCGCTCCTATGAGAATCTGATCAGCGGCTTCCAGGAGCAGGGGCTGGCGAACCAGGATATCAAGCTTTCCCGCGAGGAGTTTGAGAAGCTGGCAGCGGATTTTGTTTAA
- a CDS encoding putative phosphotransacetylase: protein MTKSVPVGVSARHIHLSQEHVEALFGPGYELTEFKPLSQPGQYAANETVAVKGAKGSFPKVRILGPARKATQLEISRTDAFAIGVNAPVRESGNIAGSAGITITGPAGEVTIEEGVIVAARHIHFHTSDAANWGIEDQQLLKVRVGGERGVVFENVVARVHETFALDMHIDTDEANAAGVKNGDTAEVIG, encoded by the coding sequence ATGACCAAATCCGTACCTGTAGGCGTGTCTGCACGTCATATCCATTTGTCCCAAGAGCATGTCGAGGCGCTTTTCGGCCCCGGCTACGAGCTAACTGAGTTCAAGCCTCTATCTCAGCCCGGCCAATATGCCGCCAATGAAACCGTAGCGGTTAAAGGCGCAAAAGGTTCTTTTCCAAAGGTTCGCATTCTAGGACCAGCCCGCAAAGCGACACAACTGGAAATTTCCCGTACGGATGCCTTCGCAATCGGTGTGAACGCACCAGTGCGCGAGTCTGGCAACATCGCCGGCTCTGCAGGCATTACTATCACCGGCCCTGCCGGAGAGGTGACAATTGAGGAAGGCGTTATCGTCGCGGCACGCCATATCCATTTCCACACAAGCGATGCTGCAAATTGGGGCATCGAGGATCAGCAGCTGCTCAAAGTCCGTGTAGGCGGAGAGCGCGGTGTTGTCTTCGAGAATGTCGTTGCGCGTGTGCATGAGACTTTTGCACTGGACATGCACATCGATACAGACGAAGCCAATGCGGCTGGTGTGAAAAATGGCGATACAGCCGAAGTTATCGGCTAA
- a CDS encoding Cell fate regulator YmcA, YheA/YmcA/DUF963 family (controls sporulation, competence, biofilm development), translated as MAEQHTAKPTADGTHASIHNHGPNCPVEVFDTRELLVRDDIMEKARELAGLIYSSDEVQQFRKAEIQIKGNDRVQTLMAGLKKKQKELVAFEQTFKNATMVQKIEGEMDSLQNELDEIPIVGQFQQSQTDINYLLQMVVSIIQDTVAEKITLDGVRPEDPESCDE; from the coding sequence ATGGCAGAACAGCATACCGCGAAGCCAACAGCAGACGGCACGCACGCGAGCATTCACAATCATGGTCCTAATTGTCCGGTAGAAGTATTTGATACGCGTGAATTACTCGTCCGCGATGATATTATGGAGAAAGCCCGTGAGCTTGCTGGACTTATCTACTCCTCCGATGAGGTGCAGCAATTCCGCAAAGCGGAGATTCAGATCAAGGGCAATGATCGAGTGCAGACGCTGATGGCAGGTCTGAAAAAGAAGCAAAAAGAGCTTGTCGCTTTTGAACAGACTTTTAAAAACGCTACCATGGTACAGAAAATAGAAGGCGAAATGGATTCACTCCAAAACGAGTTGGACGAAATTCCGATTGTTGGCCAGTTCCAGCAAAGCCAGACGGACATCAATTATTTGCTGCAAATGGTCGTATCCATTATTCAGGACACGGTTGCGGAAAAAATTACGCTCGACGGAGTTCGGCCGGAAGATCCGGAAAGCTGCGACGAGTAG